One Lysinibacillus fusiformis genomic window carries:
- a CDS encoding methyl-accepting chemotaxis protein encodes MVLFSLFQKPVKDNIEIYNDIEIQLLKKRILELEIEQEVVDVKNAILDFVLAHMELINFQTALKVKGVSTSVVDISAMSEELSSNIEEILAVEQNVNANFQEIKHHSIMLVKEMESSIAKGEMIQGLLVEGTHTTDDLKNELNKMNDVSKSVTGIADQTQLLSLNASIEAARAGEHGKGFNVVAMEVGKLANSSKNSLQEMTTIRQVIDEKIYNTLTSISQVENYFEDFLCIMKENISNLTSTSKNIEEAAQGIHQITVASEENMVAVDRLAVITTELSYTSDFSEIIQRQVQEMLRAIAPTIRKPRELTVVSQLAARLMDHANFLRHTIQQAGKNTTIKTHHQCAFGQWYYKHFEQYKRLTEYCKIEQPHALVHKSAQNLVNELSISNLEKTIQHSLNILEAFIALIYVLIEERRAQL; translated from the coding sequence ATGGTATTATTTAGTTTGTTTCAAAAACCTGTAAAAGACAACATTGAAATATATAACGATATAGAGATACAATTATTGAAAAAACGAATTTTAGAATTGGAAATTGAACAAGAAGTCGTCGATGTAAAAAATGCTATTTTAGATTTTGTACTTGCACATATGGAACTTATTAACTTTCAAACAGCTTTAAAAGTAAAGGGTGTCTCCACTAGCGTCGTGGATATTTCAGCGATGAGTGAAGAGTTGTCTTCTAACATAGAGGAAATATTAGCTGTTGAGCAAAATGTGAATGCGAATTTTCAAGAAATAAAACATCATTCCATAATGCTCGTAAAAGAAATGGAATCGTCCATTGCAAAAGGTGAAATGATTCAAGGATTGTTAGTGGAGGGGACCCATACGACAGATGATTTGAAAAATGAATTGAATAAAATGAACGATGTTAGTAAAAGTGTAACGGGTATTGCAGACCAAACTCAGTTACTATCTTTAAATGCATCTATTGAAGCGGCACGAGCAGGTGAGCATGGGAAGGGCTTTAATGTTGTTGCAATGGAAGTCGGGAAACTAGCTAATAGCTCGAAGAATTCACTTCAAGAAATGACAACAATTCGTCAAGTGATTGATGAAAAGATTTATAATACGTTGACTAGTATATCGCAAGTCGAAAACTACTTCGAGGATTTCCTATGTATCATGAAAGAGAATATTTCTAATTTGACTTCGACGAGTAAAAATATTGAGGAAGCAGCACAGGGTATTCATCAAATAACCGTAGCATCTGAAGAAAATATGGTAGCCGTAGATCGATTAGCGGTAATAACTACTGAATTATCATATACAAGTGATTTCTCTGAGATCATTCAACGTCAAGTACAAGAAATGCTTAGGGCAATTGCCCCGACAATCCGAAAACCAAGGGAGCTAACCGTAGTCAGTCAGCTGGCAGCAAGGCTGATGGATCATGCCAACTTCCTTCGTCATACTATTCAACAAGCAGGTAAGAATACAACGATAAAAACACATCATCAATGTGCATTCGGCCAGTGGTATTATAAGCATTTTGAACAATATAAACGATTGACGGAATATTGTAAAATAGAACAGCCTCATGCGCTCGTGCATAAGTCGGCACAAAATTTAGTGAATGAGCTATCAATTTCCAATCTAGAGAAGACAATCCAACATTCTCTAAATATTTTAGAGGCATTTATTGCGTTAATTTATGTACTAATAGAAGAAAGACGGGCTCAATTATAA
- the sdhB gene encoding succinate dehydrogenase iron-sulfur subunit yields the protein MDIAANTGRMVKVEILRQDTQGGNGYWQKFEVPYRHGMNVISVLMEIQKNPTTASGESTTPVAWDMNCLEEVCGACSMVINGRPRQSCSTLIDQLTEPVRLEPMKTFPVIRDLQVDRDRMFNALKKVKAWVPIDGTYDLGEGPRMPEGKRQWAYELSKCMTCGVCMEACPNVSEKASFIGPAPLSQVRLFNTHPTGAMIKDERLNAIMGDGGLANCGNSQNCVAACPKGIPLTTSIASLNRATTVQMFRNFFGSDHFVD from the coding sequence ATGGATATCGCAGCTAATACTGGAAGAATGGTAAAAGTTGAAATTTTACGTCAAGATACACAAGGTGGCAATGGCTACTGGCAGAAATTCGAAGTTCCTTATCGTCATGGTATGAACGTTATTTCTGTATTAATGGAAATTCAAAAAAATCCTACTACAGCTTCTGGTGAATCAACAACGCCTGTAGCGTGGGATATGAACTGTCTTGAAGAAGTTTGTGGTGCATGTTCAATGGTTATCAACGGCCGTCCACGTCAATCTTGTTCAACACTGATTGATCAATTGACTGAACCAGTTCGCCTTGAGCCAATGAAGACTTTCCCAGTTATTCGTGACTTACAGGTTGACCGTGATCGTATGTTCAACGCACTTAAAAAAGTAAAAGCATGGGTGCCAATCGATGGTACTTATGATTTAGGTGAAGGTCCACGTATGCCAGAAGGTAAACGTCAATGGGCTTATGAATTATCTAAATGTATGACTTGTGGTGTATGTATGGAAGCATGTCCAAACGTGTCTGAGAAAGCTTCATTTATCGGACCAGCACCATTATCACAAGTACGTCTTTTCAATACACACCCAACTGGTGCTATGATTAAAGACGAGCGTTTAAATGCAATCATGGGTGACGGTGGTCTTGCTAACTGTGGTAACTCACAAAACTGTGTAGCTGCTTGCCCTAAAGGTATTCCTTTAACAACATCTATCGCATCTTTAAACCGTGCAACTACAGTGCAAATGTTCCGTAACTTCTTCGGTTCTGACCACTTTGTTGACTAA
- a CDS encoding YslB family protein: MLNTPSPTISSFGYEIIRDHILSSILGKHEDDVLYWAGKELARKFPCKSQEELIAFFADACWGTLELTKESKDGRIFHLTNEPDLLQLKNRSFRLEAGFIAEQIQQAKGYLTECYDEKREKHLLVMFTVKWDVKERIMNTIPTE, translated from the coding sequence ATGTTAAATACTCCATCTCCTACAATCTCATCATTTGGATATGAAATAATTCGCGATCATATTCTATCTTCCATCCTTGGTAAACATGAAGATGACGTGCTTTATTGGGCTGGAAAAGAGCTTGCTCGGAAGTTCCCATGCAAAAGTCAAGAAGAACTTATCGCATTTTTCGCAGATGCCTGCTGGGGTACTCTAGAACTTACGAAAGAATCGAAGGATGGACGTATCTTCCATTTAACAAATGAGCCCGACCTTTTACAACTTAAAAATCGGAGCTTTCGACTTGAAGCAGGATTTATTGCTGAGCAGATCCAGCAAGCAAAAGGCTATTTGACTGAGTGCTATGATGAAAAACGCGAAAAGCATCTGCTCGTAATGTTTACCGTCAAGTGGGACGTGAAAGAGCGTATCATGAACACTATTCCGACAGAGTAA
- the sdhA gene encoding succinate dehydrogenase flavoprotein subunit → MAKSKIIVVGGGLAGLMATIKAAEVGTEVDLFSLVPVKRSHSVCAQGGINGAVNTKGEGDSPWIHFDDTVYGGDFLANQPPVKGMCDAAPGIIHLMDRMGVMFNRTPEGLLDFRRFGGTLMHRTAFSGATTGQQLLYALDEQVRSHEVAGLVNKYEHWEFLGAIVDPDGVCRGIVAQDMRTEEIKSFRADAVIMATGGPGIIFGKTTNSVINTGSAASIVYQQGASYANGEFIQIHPTAIPGDDKNRLMSESARGEGGRIWTYKDGKPWYFLEEKYPAYGNLVPRDIATREIFDVCVNQKLGINGENMVYLDLSHKDPHELDVKLGGIIEIYEKFVGDDPRKLPMKIFPAVHYSMGGLWVDYNQMTEIPGLFAAGECDYSQHGANRLGANSLLSAIYGGMVAGPNAVDYVKHLKKHAEDIPQEVYDARVKEEQAKWDAIMKMNGTENAYLLHKELGEMMTATMTVVRYNDQLEDTLKKLDDLLKRWENININDTQKWSNQGAHFTRQLKNMLYLAKVMTKGALLRNESRGAHYKPDFQERDDENFLKTTMAKFDPATGEPIITYQEVDVSLIPPRKRDYSA, encoded by the coding sequence ATGGCGAAAAGCAAAATAATTGTTGTCGGCGGCGGTCTAGCCGGTCTGATGGCAACGATTAAAGCAGCTGAAGTTGGTACTGAAGTTGATTTATTCTCATTAGTTCCTGTAAAACGCTCACACTCTGTATGTGCGCAAGGCGGGATTAATGGAGCGGTTAATACGAAAGGTGAAGGGGATTCTCCTTGGATTCACTTTGACGATACAGTATACGGTGGAGACTTCTTAGCGAATCAACCACCAGTTAAGGGTATGTGTGATGCAGCCCCTGGTATTATTCACTTAATGGACCGTATGGGTGTAATGTTCAACCGTACACCAGAAGGTTTACTTGACTTCCGTCGTTTCGGTGGAACTTTAATGCACCGTACAGCCTTCTCTGGTGCAACAACTGGTCAGCAATTACTATACGCACTAGACGAGCAAGTTCGTTCTCACGAAGTAGCTGGTTTAGTTAATAAATATGAGCACTGGGAATTCCTTGGTGCAATAGTCGATCCTGACGGCGTTTGTCGTGGTATCGTTGCGCAAGATATGCGTACAGAAGAAATTAAATCATTCCGCGCAGATGCTGTAATCATGGCGACTGGTGGCCCTGGTATTATCTTCGGTAAAACAACGAACTCTGTTATCAATACAGGTTCTGCTGCTTCTATCGTTTACCAACAAGGTGCTTCATACGCGAATGGCGAATTCATTCAAATTCACCCAACAGCAATTCCTGGGGACGATAAAAACCGTCTTATGTCAGAATCTGCTCGTGGTGAAGGTGGACGTATTTGGACTTACAAAGACGGTAAACCTTGGTACTTCTTAGAAGAAAAATACCCTGCATACGGTAACTTAGTACCACGTGATATTGCAACACGTGAAATTTTTGACGTTTGTGTAAACCAAAAACTTGGTATCAACGGCGAAAACATGGTATACCTAGATCTTTCTCATAAAGATCCACATGAATTAGATGTTAAACTTGGTGGTATTATTGAAATCTACGAAAAATTCGTAGGTGATGATCCACGTAAATTACCAATGAAAATTTTCCCTGCAGTTCACTACTCAATGGGTGGATTATGGGTTGACTACAACCAAATGACTGAAATTCCTGGCTTATTTGCTGCAGGTGAATGTGATTACTCTCAACATGGTGCAAACCGTCTTGGTGCAAACTCATTATTATCTGCTATTTATGGTGGTATGGTTGCTGGACCAAACGCTGTAGATTACGTCAAACATCTTAAAAAGCATGCTGAAGATATTCCACAAGAAGTATATGATGCACGCGTTAAAGAAGAACAAGCTAAGTGGGATGCTATCATGAAAATGAATGGCACAGAAAACGCTTACTTGCTTCATAAAGAGCTTGGTGAAATGATGACAGCTACTATGACAGTAGTACGTTACAACGACCAACTTGAAGATACATTGAAAAAACTTGATGATCTTCTAAAACGTTGGGAAAACATCAACATCAACGATACGCAAAAATGGAGTAACCAAGGTGCTCACTTTACGCGTCAGCTGAAAAACATGCTTTACCTAGCGAAAGTAATGACAAAAGGCGCCCTACTACGTAATGAATCTCGTGGTGCGCACTACAAACCAGACTTCCAAGAACGTGATGATGAAAACTTCTTAAAAACGACTATGGCAAAATTTGACCCAGCTACGGGTGAGCCAATTATCACGTACCAAGAAGTTGACGTTTCATTAATCCCACCACGTAAACGTGACTACTCTGCTTAA
- a CDS encoding aspartate kinase: MARIVLKFGGPAIASTDRIQEVAKKAIAEKKRGLDVVVVTAAMGHTAKELAKMAHDISDDASKRELDVLFSTSSQVASALFAIALQEVGYDAVSLTGWQAGVQTDAKHRNARIEEIDVKRIEKHFEQGQIVVVAGEQGIDDGQNITSLGKGGAETTAVAIAAAIHAERVDVFTNIDGVYTADPRHILAAQKLKEISYDEMLELSNLGSHILHPRAVELAKKFQIPVIIRSSMEDVTGTLLKEEVEMEKNLIVRGVAFESDIIRLTVGYDAYSDASLADIFAVLAENRINVDIIVQAIIDGLKPSVSFSILKEEFAEALNVLENSKLSLGFSFADFEVGLAKVSIIGSGMASNPGVAARMFDCLRREGIPVKMVSTSEIKVSVVVPQDDMIHAANALHAEFNLAEALQV, from the coding sequence ATGGCGAGAATTGTACTAAAATTTGGTGGTCCGGCGATAGCGTCAACTGATCGTATTCAGGAGGTTGCGAAAAAGGCAATTGCCGAAAAAAAGCGAGGGCTTGATGTAGTAGTTGTGACAGCAGCTATGGGACATACGGCCAAGGAGCTGGCAAAAATGGCTCACGATATATCGGACGATGCTTCAAAGCGTGAACTAGATGTACTTTTTTCAACGAGCTCACAAGTAGCAAGTGCGCTATTTGCCATTGCTCTTCAGGAAGTAGGCTACGATGCGGTGTCATTAACTGGTTGGCAGGCAGGCGTACAAACTGATGCCAAGCACCGTAATGCACGTATTGAAGAAATTGATGTAAAGCGTATTGAAAAACATTTTGAGCAGGGACAAATTGTTGTGGTTGCTGGTGAACAAGGCATTGATGATGGTCAGAACATTACATCACTCGGTAAAGGTGGGGCGGAAACGACAGCGGTTGCCATCGCTGCAGCTATCCATGCTGAACGAGTAGATGTTTTCACGAATATAGACGGTGTTTATACTGCTGACCCTCGTCATATTTTAGCAGCACAAAAGTTAAAGGAAATCTCTTATGATGAAATGTTAGAATTATCAAATTTAGGCTCGCATATTCTACATCCACGTGCAGTGGAGTTAGCGAAAAAGTTCCAAATCCCCGTTATTATTCGTTCGAGCATGGAGGACGTAACAGGAACCTTATTAAAGGAGGAAGTTGAAATGGAAAAAAATTTAATCGTTCGTGGTGTTGCTTTTGAATCAGACATTATTCGCTTAACCGTCGGGTATGATGCCTATTCAGATGCGTCATTAGCAGATATATTTGCGGTATTGGCAGAGAATCGCATAAATGTTGATATTATCGTACAAGCCATTATTGATGGCTTGAAGCCTTCAGTATCATTTTCGATTTTGAAAGAGGAATTTGCAGAGGCTCTAAACGTTCTAGAAAATAGTAAATTATCATTGGGTTTTAGCTTTGCTGATTTTGAAGTTGGTTTAGCGAAAGTATCGATTATCGGTTCCGGTATGGCGTCCAATCCAGGTGTTGCTGCACGTATGTTTGATTGTTTACGTCGTGAAGGCATCCCCGTGAAAATGGTAAGTACCTCGGAAATTAAAGTATCTGTTGTTGTACCCCAGGATGATATGATTCATGCAGCTAATGCCTTACATGCGGAATTTAATTTAGCAGAAGCGCTTCAAGTGTAA
- the trxA gene encoding thioredoxin yields MAIVHATDATFQDDIKEGLVLVDFWAAWCGPCKMIGPVLEEMDAAGNAAKIVKVDVDNNQGTAAQYQIMSIPSLLLFKNGELVDKTVGFQPKEALEALIAKHA; encoded by the coding sequence ATGGCAATTGTACATGCAACAGATGCAACTTTCCAAGATGATATTAAAGAAGGGTTAGTACTAGTAGACTTTTGGGCTGCTTGGTGCGGACCTTGTAAAATGATTGGACCAGTTCTTGAAGAAATGGACGCTGCAGGTAACGCAGCTAAAATCGTAAAAGTAGACGTTGACAACAACCAAGGTACTGCAGCGCAATACCAAATCATGTCTATCCCATCACTATTATTGTTCAAAAATGGTGAATTAGTAGACAAAACAGTTGGTTTCCAACCAAAAGAAGCGTTAGAAGCTTTAATCGCTAAACACGCTTAA
- the uvrC gene encoding excinuclease ABC subunit UvrC, with product MNDLIKRKLDILPDQPGCYLMKDRQGTIIYVGKAKILKNRVRSYFTGTHEGKTQRLVSEIEDFEYIVTSSNLEALILELNLIKLHDPKYNVMLTDDKTYPYLKITNEKYPRLITTRKVKKDKAKYFGPYPNAYAASETKKLLDRLYPLRKCVQLPSKVCLYYHMGQCLAPCVKDIDAQIYHDMIEEMTKFLNGGVETVKKELEVKMLAAAEHLEFERAKEFRDQITHIDTVMQKQKIVSSDTTNRDVFGYAVEKGWMCVQVFFVRQGKLIERDVSIFPIYQDAEEEFLTFVGRFYEKLEHIKPKEIFIPQSIDATILTELLDVKVLTPKRGQKKELVDLATKNAEIAVTAKFQLIERQEERTIGACEALGEVMGISTPLRIEAFDNSHMHGTDAVSAMVVFVDGKPAKKEYRKYKTRTAAKHDDYGAMQEVIRRRYTRVLKEGLPLPDLVLIDGGKGQMEVAREVLEDELGLVMPIAGLAKDDKHNTSQLLFGDPPEVIALKRTSDGFYLLQRIQDEVHRFAITFLRQQHEKHAIQSVLDEIEGIGPKRKQQLLKHFGSVKKIREASELALQEAGMPVHLANNIYAYFQQQALSKD from the coding sequence ATGAATGATTTAATCAAACGCAAGCTTGACATTTTACCAGATCAGCCTGGCTGCTATTTGATGAAGGATAGGCAGGGCACAATTATTTATGTAGGGAAAGCCAAGATCCTTAAGAACCGTGTGCGCTCTTATTTTACTGGAACGCATGAGGGAAAAACACAGCGTCTGGTTAGCGAAATTGAGGATTTTGAGTATATTGTGACGTCGTCAAACCTAGAGGCACTTATTTTAGAGCTTAATCTCATCAAATTGCATGATCCGAAATACAATGTCATGTTAACAGACGATAAAACGTATCCATATTTAAAAATTACGAATGAAAAATATCCGCGTCTGATTACGACACGGAAGGTAAAAAAAGATAAGGCGAAGTATTTTGGTCCATATCCAAATGCATATGCTGCTAGTGAAACCAAAAAGCTACTGGATCGTTTGTATCCACTTAGAAAATGCGTGCAATTACCGTCAAAGGTTTGCTTGTACTATCATATGGGGCAATGCTTAGCACCATGTGTAAAAGATATTGATGCACAGATTTATCACGATATGATTGAGGAGATGACGAAATTTTTAAATGGCGGCGTAGAAACAGTCAAAAAAGAGCTTGAAGTGAAAATGCTTGCAGCTGCTGAACACTTAGAGTTTGAACGAGCAAAGGAATTCCGCGATCAAATTACTCATATTGATACAGTCATGCAAAAGCAAAAAATTGTGTCAAGTGATACGACAAACCGAGATGTGTTTGGCTATGCGGTAGAAAAGGGTTGGATGTGTGTACAGGTCTTTTTTGTGCGACAGGGTAAACTGATAGAGCGAGATGTTTCGATTTTCCCAATTTATCAGGATGCGGAGGAAGAATTTTTAACATTTGTTGGGCGATTTTATGAAAAGCTTGAACATATTAAGCCGAAAGAAATTTTTATTCCGCAGTCCATTGATGCTACAATTTTGACGGAATTATTAGATGTGAAGGTGCTTACGCCAAAGCGCGGACAGAAAAAAGAACTAGTTGATTTGGCTACAAAAAATGCGGAAATTGCTGTTACGGCTAAATTCCAACTCATTGAACGACAAGAAGAGCGAACGATTGGTGCATGTGAGGCACTCGGCGAAGTGATGGGCATATCGACCCCACTGCGTATTGAGGCATTTGATAATAGTCATATGCACGGCACAGATGCTGTCTCAGCAATGGTTGTATTTGTTGATGGAAAACCAGCTAAAAAAGAATATCGTAAGTACAAAACACGCACAGCTGCCAAGCATGATGACTATGGGGCAATGCAGGAAGTGATTCGTCGGCGTTACACTAGGGTATTAAAGGAAGGCTTGCCATTGCCCGATTTGGTACTAATTGACGGTGGTAAAGGTCAAATGGAAGTTGCGCGAGAAGTGCTAGAAGATGAACTTGGCCTTGTCATGCCAATTGCTGGCTTAGCGAAAGATGACAAGCACAATACATCACAGCTATTATTTGGGGATCCGCCAGAGGTAATAGCATTAAAACGAACGAGTGACGGATTTTATTTATTGCAACGCATTCAAGACGAGGTCCATCGTTTTGCAATTACATTCCTCCGACAACAACATGAGAAGCATGCGATCCAATCGGTACTCGATGAAATTGAGGGCATTGGACCGAAGAGAAAGCAACAGCTGCTGAAGCATTTTGGCTCAGTGAAGAAAATACGAGAGGCGAGTGAGCTCGCACTACAAGAAGCGGGCATGCCCGTCCATTTAGCTAACAATATTTATGCTTATTTTCAGCAACAAGCATTGTCAAAGGACTAG
- a CDS encoding electron transfer flavoprotein subunit alpha/FixB family protein, which produces MSKKVLVLGEVREGSLRNVSFEAIAAAKQIADGGEVVGVLLGDAVANLTGPLFEYGADRVVTVEHPHLKQYTSDGFGQALLAVIEQENPTGIVFGHTANGKDLSPKIASKLQAGLVSDVTSIEGAGDDVVFIRPIYSGKAFEKVKVKDGVVLASVRPNNIAPLEKEADKSGEVSSVSVEITNLRTIIKEVVRKSTEGVDLSEAKVVVAGGRGVKSEEGFEPLKELADLLGGAVGASRGACDAEYCDYSLQIGQTGKVVTPDLYIAAGISGAIQHLAGMSNSKVIVAINKDPEANIFKIADYGIVGDLFEVVPLLIEEFKALKVNA; this is translated from the coding sequence ATGTCAAAAAAAGTATTAGTATTAGGTGAAGTTCGTGAAGGAAGCTTACGTAACGTATCTTTCGAGGCAATAGCGGCAGCAAAACAAATCGCTGATGGCGGCGAAGTTGTTGGTGTTCTTTTAGGGGATGCTGTAGCAAATCTTACAGGCCCATTATTCGAATATGGCGCAGATCGTGTCGTAACAGTGGAACATCCACATTTAAAACAATATACATCAGATGGCTTTGGTCAAGCTTTACTTGCTGTAATCGAGCAAGAAAATCCTACAGGCATCGTATTTGGTCATACAGCTAATGGTAAAGATTTGTCACCAAAAATCGCAAGTAAATTACAAGCAGGTCTTGTATCTGATGTAACTTCAATCGAAGGTGCTGGTGATGATGTAGTATTCATCCGCCCAATTTACTCTGGTAAAGCTTTTGAAAAGGTGAAAGTAAAAGACGGTGTTGTGTTAGCATCAGTTCGTCCAAACAATATCGCACCTTTAGAAAAAGAAGCAGATAAATCAGGTGAAGTGTCTTCAGTATCTGTAGAAATTACTAACCTACGTACGATTATTAAAGAGGTAGTTCGTAAATCTACAGAAGGTGTGGATCTTTCAGAGGCGAAAGTAGTCGTTGCTGGTGGTCGCGGTGTGAAATCTGAAGAAGGTTTCGAGCCGTTAAAAGAGTTAGCAGATTTACTTGGTGGTGCAGTTGGCGCTTCACGTGGTGCATGTGATGCGGAATACTGTGACTATTCACTTCAAATTGGTCAAACGGGTAAAGTTGTAACGCCAGATCTTTACATTGCAGCGGGTATTTCTGGAGCAATCCAACACTTAGCAGGGATGTCGAATTCAAAAGTAATCGTAGCGATTAATAAAGACCCAGAGGCAAATATCTTTAAAATCGCGGATTATGGTATTGTGGGCGATTTATTTGAAGTAGTGCCACTTCTAATCGAAGAATTCAAAGCGTTAAAAGTGAATGCATAA
- a CDS encoding succinate dehydrogenase cytochrome b558 subunit: MSKDREFLWRRLHSLLGVIPVGLFLAFHLSLNFTAVGGEEAYNDATGKMELVPHSLLLLMEWVIIYIPLMFHAFYGVFIAFTATPNTGRFSTYRNWMFSLQRFTGVFLVIFIAWHIFQTRIQKALGTQVEYDMMAKIVANPFMLGFYIVGILSATFHLANGLWSFLVSWGIIQSPQSQKIATYVTNIIFVILSVMGVAAILAFV, translated from the coding sequence TTGTCGAAAGATCGAGAGTTTTTATGGCGCCGCTTACATTCTCTACTTGGTGTCATTCCAGTAGGATTGTTTTTGGCGTTCCACTTGTCATTGAACTTCACTGCTGTTGGCGGTGAAGAAGCTTACAATGATGCAACAGGGAAAATGGAATTAGTTCCACATTCTCTATTGTTACTAATGGAATGGGTAATTATTTATATTCCATTAATGTTCCACGCTTTCTATGGTGTGTTCATTGCTTTTACAGCTACACCAAATACAGGCCGTTTTAGCACATACCGTAACTGGATGTTCTCATTACAACGCTTCACTGGTGTATTCCTAGTGATTTTCATTGCATGGCATATTTTCCAAACACGTATTCAAAAAGCACTTGGAACGCAAGTTGAATATGACATGATGGCAAAAATTGTTGCAAATCCGTTCATGCTTGGATTCTACATTGTTGGTATTTTATCAGCAACTTTCCACTTAGCAAATGGGTTATGGTCATTCTTAGTAAGCTGGGGTATTATACAATCTCCTCAGTCTCAAAAGATTGCTACTTATGTAACAAACATTATTTTCGTAATTCTAAGTGTTATGGGTGTGGCTGCAATTTTAGCTTTTGTGTAA
- a CDS encoding amino acid permease codes for MEKDNQKLQRTMTSRHITMMALGGAIGAGLFKGSSAAIDLAGPSVLFAYLIGGIILLFVMQGLAEMAVRNHEARTFRDLVQKILGKYPAYFLDWIYWKMWVLNIAAESVVAAIFIQYWLPDYPIWILALSVSVLVTAINLLSVKVFAETEYWLALIKITVIVVFIIAGLVLLLVTFGHHTAVGFSNLTEHGGFFPNGSTGLIAAMLVVIYSYGGTEIIGITLAETKNPEKVVPKAVRSTLVRIVTFYLLPFFIIVSLIPWNEVNGVPESPFVMVFKMIGIPGADHIMNAVVILAIISSMNSGLYGSSRVLYTQAVDGRIPKIFAHLSKRKVPVYAILMCTLALYMGVIISLFAGSKTFDFLMGSLGYTVLFIWLIIAIAHLKSRKKQPEKTSAYAVKWFPFTTWIAIIALSAILIGIIFTTSIIVTGITLAIYIFITLTYVYKGRFQEN; via the coding sequence ATGGAAAAGGACAACCAGAAATTACAGAGAACAATGACCTCACGGCATATTACGATGATGGCTTTAGGTGGAGCTATTGGTGCAGGGTTATTTAAAGGGAGTAGTGCAGCTATTGATTTGGCAGGGCCATCAGTACTTTTTGCGTACTTAATAGGTGGTATTATTCTGTTATTTGTTATGCAAGGTTTAGCAGAGATGGCAGTTCGTAATCACGAAGCCAGAACATTTAGAGATTTAGTACAAAAAATTTTAGGGAAGTATCCAGCTTATTTTCTAGATTGGATTTATTGGAAAATGTGGGTGTTAAATATTGCAGCGGAATCTGTTGTTGCGGCTATTTTTATTCAATATTGGTTGCCAGATTATCCAATTTGGATACTTGCATTATCGGTTTCGGTGTTAGTGACAGCCATTAACTTATTATCAGTAAAAGTATTTGCGGAAACAGAATATTGGCTGGCGTTAATTAAAATTACCGTTATTGTGGTGTTCATCATAGCGGGATTAGTGTTATTGCTTGTTACTTTTGGTCATCATACGGCTGTTGGATTTTCTAATTTAACGGAGCACGGTGGTTTCTTCCCGAATGGATCAACAGGTTTAATCGCCGCGATGCTTGTGGTGATTTATTCTTATGGCGGTACTGAAATTATTGGTATTACGTTAGCTGAAACGAAAAATCCTGAAAAAGTAGTGCCAAAAGCTGTTCGCAGTACTTTAGTGCGTATAGTGACTTTCTATTTACTGCCTTTCTTTATTATCGTAAGCTTAATCCCTTGGAATGAAGTAAACGGAGTGCCCGAAAGTCCGTTTGTGATGGTATTTAAAATGATTGGTATTCCTGGTGCTGACCATATTATGAATGCTGTTGTTATACTGGCAATTATTTCATCTATGAACTCTGGACTTTATGGTTCTTCACGCGTTCTGTATACACAAGCTGTGGACGGACGTATACCTAAAATCTTTGCACATTTATCGAAAAGAAAAGTTCCAGTATATGCTATATTGATGTGTACTTTGGCTTTATATATGGGTGTAATCATTTCTTTATTTGCCGGAAGTAAAACCTTCGATTTCCTAATGGGTTCACTTGGATACACCGTACTATTTATTTGGTTAATTATTGCGATTGCGCATCTGAAATCGCGTAAAAAACAGCCTGAAAAAACAAGTGCCTATGCGGTAAAATGGTTCCCTTTTACAACTTGGATAGCCATTATCGCATTAAGTGCAATCCTGATTGGCATTATTTTCACAACATCAATTATCGTAACTGGCATTACATTAGCCATTTACATCTTTATTACGTTAACTTACGTGTATAAAGGTCGTTTTCAAGAAAATTAG